The sequence below is a genomic window from Neomicrococcus aestuarii.
TTCACCCCTCGCAGTGGATCTGGGTTTTGGCGCTTCCCCTGTCACAACGCTCGAGATGTTTGAAGCTATTCGCGCTATCAATCCCACCGCCCACGTGACCGGCTTGGAGATCGAAAAGGATCGTGTGCTGTTGGCGCAGCAGTCAGCGCGCGAGGGCCTCGATTTCGCGGTGGGCGGCTTTGAGCTAGCCACTGCGCAGCGCCCGCTGGTGGTGCGCGCGTTCAACGTGCTGCGGCAGTATCAAGAGGACGACGTCGCCGCGATCTGGACGCGGATGACAGCCCGGTTGGCTCCGGGCGGGTTAGTCATTGAGGGCACGTGTAACGAGATTGGTCGGGTGGCGACCTGGGTTGCGTTGCGTGAGGGTGGCCCGGAGTCGTTGACGATTGCGATGCGCTTTGGTTCCTTTGAGCTACCGTCCGACGCCGCCGAACGACTCCCGAAAGCTCTTATCCACCGCAATGTTCCCGGGGAGCGCATTCATGAGTTCCTCAAGGCCTGCGACGACGCGTGGCTGGTTGCCGCTCCAGTCGGCGCTTTTGGGGCGCGGCAACGGTGGATTCGCATGTGCGAATCCTTGAAAAATCAGGGATGGCCGATCATCGGTGGGGTGACGCGGTGGCGCCTTGGAGAACTGACGGTCGCTTGGGACGCCGTACGAGCGGATTAGTAGTGCTGGCGGACTAGTAGTTGTAGTACCCGCCGCGGCCGCTCACTGCGGGACGGACGTCAGCGAGGTAGACACAAGCGATGCAGGCGCCCACAAGCTGGAAGATCCCGCCAGGCGAGAACAGCCCCAGAAGAGTGGCGAACGTGGCGGCAACCGTGAGACCGGTCCAGAAACCCTTGGTGCGCTTGCCTTCTTGAGCGAAGCGAGCTGCTGGGCGCATGAGGCAGTCCACGAGCGACCACAAGGCTAGGCCGAGGGCTACGATCGCGAGAGCGAGCAACAAGTAGTATTCGAAAAGGAGAGCTAGAGCCACAGCACCAGTCTAGGCAGTTCCCGCCGAATGTGTGCGAAGACCTAGCTAGACGCGCGAAGCGCCTGATCCAGGTCCAGCCACAAATCGTCGACGTTCTCAATTCCGACGCTCAACCGCACCATATTGTCCGCAACGGAATCGGGCTCGGAAGCGTGGCGGCGTCGTCGTTCTGCAAGGGACTCCACCCCACCCAAACTGGTAGCCGGGGTCCATAACTGCAAGGCCTGCAGGAACCGTTCCGCAGCCTCAGCCCCGCCCTTGACATAGATTCCGAGGACCGCACCGAAACCGCTCATCGTGGCTCTGGCGCGCTCGAATCCGGGGTCGGAGGGCAGGCCCGGGTAGCGGACCGAGTCGAGGTTGGGGTGTCCCTCGAGACGTCGTGCGAGCTCGCCCGCAGTGGCCATCGCCTTCTCCACGCGAACGGACAGCGTGCGCAAACCACGTAGGGCAAGCCACGCCTCAAACGGACCGGGAATGGCGCCCTGAAGCGTGCGTTCGCCGTGCAGGCGCTTGCGGATCTCGGGGTCGGCGCAAACGATGGCGCCAAGGATGACGTCCGAGTGACCGGACAGGAACTTCGTCACCGAGTGAACCACCACGTCAGCGCCCTGGGTGAGGGGCTGTTGAACGAGCGGGGTGGCGAACGTGTTATCCACGATGGTCAGGATGCCGCGCTCTTTTGCGGCGCTCGCAAGGGCGGCAATGTCAGCGACTTCGAGCATGGGGTTCGTGGGGCTCTCGATCCACAGCACGTCGGCGCCATCGAGCATGGCAACGGTAGCGTCGGTATCCGCGATGGGCCCGATCCGCACCGAGAAGTGGCCAGCCTTCTCCTTCTGCTGCGCCAACGAGAGCGTGCCGTTGTACGCCGTCTGCGGGAGCACAATGGTGCCGCCGAGCGGAACTAAGTTGAACGCCGCCGCGATCGCCGCCATGCCCGACGCATACAAAAGCGCCGCAGAGCTGGCTTTTTCGAGCGTCCCCAGCGCCTCCTCGAACGGATCCCACGTGGGGTTGGAGAAACGCGCATACACGCGCTCGTCCGCGCCGGGAGTCAGCGCGCCCACATAGGTGGACGTCATGGTGATGGACGGGTTTACCGGCGCATCGAGTTCGTGAGGCGGGCGTCCCAACGAGACAACGAGGGACTCCGGCGACAACTCAGGGTTCTGCATGCCGCCAGAATACTTCAAGTTTTTTGTGGTCCGGTTGTGGACAAGCCGGGCGGCCCGGGTATTGACCGATAGTCTGTAAGGGTGCACACTGGCGATCCTGCTTCTTCCAGCGCGGATGCATCTCTGACGGATGCCCGCGACAACTCCTCCACCACTGCGGCCTCTGCGCGCCGCGGCATGTTCATTGTCTTTGAAGGTGGAGACGGCGCCGGCAAGTCCACGCAGGCCGCCCTACTGGCTGCCAGCTTGGAGGCCATGGACCGCCACGTACTGCGAACCCGCGAGCCCGGCGGCACTGTGGTGGGCGAAAAGCTTCGTGGTCTGATCTTGGATCACGGTAATGGCACGGTGGATGCGCGCACCGAGGCGCTCATGTTCGCGGCTTCACGCGCCGCTCACGTCGAACAGGTTCTGCGCCCCACCTTGGCTGAAGGCACGGACATTATTTGTGACCGCTACATCGACTCGTCCGTGGCCTATCAAGGCGTGGGTCGCGGGTTGGGCACGGACAAGGTCTTGGCGTTGAACACATGGGCCACTTCCGGTCTGGTTCCAGACCTGACCGTGGTGCTGGACATTGATCCGGTGGCCGGTCGCGCGCGTCGCCTTCGCGATAACGCCACCGAGGACCGGCTGGAGTCCGAACCGGATGACTTCCACGCGAGTATCCGCAACGCTTTCCTGGATCTGGCCGCGGCCGCCCCAGAGCGGTATCTGGTCCTCAACGCCCTCGATGACTCCGTGACACTTGAGAAGAAGGTTTTCGCGCGAGTGAAAGAGTTCCTCTCCACGCATGCGTCCAAGGTCAGCACGCCGTGAGCGTCTGGGATGACCTACCCGGCCAAGAGCACGCGGTAGAACAACTTCGGCGGGCCGCAGAGAGCGGCTCCCCCACTCACGCGTGGCTCATGACCGGTCCGCCCGGATCGGGACGTTCCAACGCCGCCCGAGCGTTCGCCGCGGCGCTTCTCTGCGAGCGCGGCACCGGATGTGGAGAATGCCACGCCTGCCGGACCGTGTTGGCCGATTCCAACCCGGACGTCACCACCGTGGTCACCGAGAACGTCACCTACATGATCGAAGACGTCCGCGAGCTCATCACCAAAGCTCAAGACCGCCCGGCCTCGGGCGCTTGGCGCGTCATCATCATGGAAGACGCCGATCGCATGACCGAGCGCACCACCAACGTGCTGCTCAAGGCCATCGAGGAGCCACCACCGCATTCGGTATGGATCCTGTGCGCTCCCAGTCCCGCCGACGTGCTCGTGACCATTCGTTCGCGTTGCCGCAACGTGAACCTACGCGTGCCCAGCCGTGAATCCGTCACCGAACTGTTGATCCGCCGCGACGGGCTCTCCCCCGAACAAGCCGACTTCGCAGCCCGCGTCAGCCAAGGCCACATCGGTATTGCCCGCCGCCTCGCACGCTCCGAAGAAACACGGAAGCGTCGTGAAACCACCGTCAGAATTCCGTTTGCTTTGAAGTCGGCGTCCGACGCCGTCCGTGCAGCCGGCACCCTCGTAGACCTTGCCACCGCTGAGGCGACGTCCTCCGCAGATGATCGCGCAGCCGAGGAAGAACGCGGACTCCGCACCGCGTTCGGCATCGAAGCGGACGCCACCATTCCGCCGCAGCTGCGCTCGCAGTTCAAGAACATCGAAGAGACTCGCAAGCGTCGCGCTCGCCGTGGCATCCACGACTCTTTGGACCGCTCGCTGTTAGATGTTGCCACCGTGTACCGGGACATTCTCACGTTGCAGCTCGACACCAACGAAGAGCTCATCAACGAGCACTTGCGGGATCAGTTGCAGGATGTTGCGAACCGTTCGAGCGCCACGGACACCCTCGCGCACATTGACGCGATCTCCTTGGCTCGCCACCACATCACGTCCAACGTGAACCCGCTCATGGCGGTCGAGGCCATGATGGTCTCCCTGATTTCTCAGCACTCCACCTATTCGACCTCGCAAGGAGTCCGCTCGTGACCAAGACCCGCGTGAAACTGGCCGCCCTGATCGGAAGCGTGACGCTCGCGCTGACCGCGTGCGTGCCCGGTTCTTCGAACGGCTCCTCGTCCGCTAGCGGAAGCGGCGCGTCCGCCACGGCTACTACGACGACGCAAGCTGCGGCGTCGTCATTGCCTGCGGCCCCCGCTGGGCTTGAGGATTACTACGGCCAGCAGCCCGAATGGGAGAAGTGCGGGAATCTGGAGTGCGCGAACGTTGAAGTGCCGCTCGATTACAAGAACCCTGCTGGCGAGCGCATTTCCATCGCCGTCAACCGCTTGAAGGCCACTGATACGGCGCAAGGCTCGATCATCATCAACCCGGGTGGTCCAGGCGCTTCCGGCGTGGATCTGGTGGCCTCCGGTAGTGCCATGTTTAGCGAGACGTTGAAGAAGAATTTCAACGTGGTGGGTTTTGACCCGCGCGGAATTTCGCGTTCCGAAGCCGTGGAATGTCTGACGGATGCGGAACGGGATGAAGCTGCCACGGATAACACCGAGCCGGAGAACACCACCGCCTACATGGACTTCGTGGAGGACTCCGTCAAGGAATACACGGCCAAGTGTGCGGAGAAGTCCAGCAAGATTTTGGGTTTCGTGGATACGGCAAGCTCCGCGCGTGATCTGGATATTTTGCGCGATGCCCTCGGTGATTCCAAGCTGAACTATTTAGGCTATTCCTACGGCACCAAGCTGGGCGCCACCTACGCCGGCTTGTTCCAAGAGAACACCGGCAAGCTGGTGCTGGACGGCGCCATGGATCCTTCGCTGAACGAAAGCGAAATTACTATCGGCCAGGCCAAGGGCTTCGAGAACGCCATCACCGCGTACCTTGAGGACTGCTTGTCTGATGCGGCTAGTTGCCCGTTCGAAGGTTCCGTGGACGATGCCCGCGAACAGCTGATCTCGGTGATCGATTCCGTGATTGAGCAGCCAATTCCGACGAACATGGACCGTGAAGTGTCCGTGACGCAGTTCGTCAACGGCTTCATCACGCCGTTCTATGAGGATTCCTTGTGGCCGCTACTTTCGCTGGCGCTCACGGACATCATCAACGATGACAACGGTGACAACATCTTGGCGCTCGCCGATGCTTCGGCCGGCCGCGAGGACAACGGTACGTACAACGGCAACCAAGAGGACGCGTTCAACGCCGTGAACTGCTTGGATTACCCGCGCGGGGCAACCCGTGCG
It includes:
- a CDS encoding class I SAM-dependent methyltransferase, yielding MVAVVRKAERLSKDTHVGAPVGNVTRGTTHPHRMRRVDRWLTGTHSALLRGTPSPLAVDLGFGASPVTTLEMFEAIRAINPTAHVTGLEIEKDRVLLAQQSAREGLDFAVGGFELATAQRPLVVRAFNVLRQYQEDDVAAIWTRMTARLAPGGLVIEGTCNEIGRVATWVALREGGPESLTIAMRFGSFELPSDAAERLPKALIHRNVPGERIHEFLKACDDAWLVAAPVGAFGARQRWIRMCESLKNQGWPIIGGVTRWRLGELTVAWDAVRAD
- a CDS encoding DUF2516 family protein produces the protein MALALLFEYYLLLALAIVALGLALWSLVDCLMRPAARFAQEGKRTKGFWTGLTVAATFATLLGLFSPGGIFQLVGACIACVYLADVRPAVSGRGGYYNY
- a CDS encoding trans-sulfuration enzyme family protein encodes the protein MQNPELSPESLVVSLGRPPHELDAPVNPSITMTSTYVGALTPGADERVYARFSNPTWDPFEEALGTLEKASSAALLYASGMAAIAAAFNLVPLGGTIVLPQTAYNGTLSLAQQKEKAGHFSVRIGPIADTDATVAMLDGADVLWIESPTNPMLEVADIAALASAAKERGILTIVDNTFATPLVQQPLTQGADVVVHSVTKFLSGHSDVILGAIVCADPEIRKRLHGERTLQGAIPGPFEAWLALRGLRTLSVRVEKAMATAGELARRLEGHPNLDSVRYPGLPSDPGFERARATMSGFGAVLGIYVKGGAEAAERFLQALQLWTPATSLGGVESLAERRRRHASEPDSVADNMVRLSVGIENVDDLWLDLDQALRASS
- the tmk gene encoding dTMP kinase: MFIVFEGGDGAGKSTQAALLAASLEAMDRHVLRTREPGGTVVGEKLRGLILDHGNGTVDARTEALMFAASRAAHVEQVLRPTLAEGTDIICDRYIDSSVAYQGVGRGLGTDKVLALNTWATSGLVPDLTVVLDIDPVAGRARRLRDNATEDRLESEPDDFHASIRNAFLDLAAAAPERYLVLNALDDSVTLEKKVFARVKEFLSTHASKVSTP
- a CDS encoding DNA polymerase III subunit delta'; its protein translation is MSVWDDLPGQEHAVEQLRRAAESGSPTHAWLMTGPPGSGRSNAARAFAAALLCERGTGCGECHACRTVLADSNPDVTTVVTENVTYMIEDVRELITKAQDRPASGAWRVIIMEDADRMTERTTNVLLKAIEEPPPHSVWILCAPSPADVLVTIRSRCRNVNLRVPSRESVTELLIRRDGLSPEQADFAARVSQGHIGIARRLARSEETRKRRETTVRIPFALKSASDAVRAAGTLVDLATAEATSSADDRAAEEERGLRTAFGIEADATIPPQLRSQFKNIEETRKRRARRGIHDSLDRSLLDVATVYRDILTLQLDTNEELINEHLRDQLQDVANRSSATDTLAHIDAISLARHHITSNVNPLMAVEAMMVSLISQHSTYSTSQGVRS
- a CDS encoding alpha/beta hydrolase, whose amino-acid sequence is MTKTRVKLAALIGSVTLALTACVPGSSNGSSSASGSGASATATTTTQAAASSLPAAPAGLEDYYGQQPEWEKCGNLECANVEVPLDYKNPAGERISIAVNRLKATDTAQGSIIINPGGPGASGVDLVASGSAMFSETLKKNFNVVGFDPRGISRSEAVECLTDAERDEAATDNTEPENTTAYMDFVEDSVKEYTAKCAEKSSKILGFVDTASSARDLDILRDALGDSKLNYLGYSYGTKLGATYAGLFQENTGKLVLDGAMDPSLNESEITIGQAKGFENAITAYLEDCLSDAASCPFEGSVDDAREQLISVIDSVIEQPIPTNMDREVSVTQFVNGFITPFYEDSLWPLLSLALTDIINDDNGDNILALADASAGREDNGTYNGNQEDAFNAVNCLDYPRGATRAQMSAEYDELVEASPVLGRFLAFGGFMCNNWPVEATNTPAPASADNAAPIVIIGTTGDPATPYEWSKSLNEQLKTSVLVTYEGEGHTAYGRSNPCITDAVDTYFVEGTVPQDGLTC